Proteins encoded together in one Deinococcus irradiatisoli window:
- a CDS encoding EVE domain-containing protein — MSAEAYWLLKSEPDVFSYADLERVGTEPWNGVRNYQARNFLRAMQVGDRCLFYHSSTGRVGVAGVGRVVRAAYPDDLQFDPLSPYFDSKSTPEQPRWSMVDVAAVSALPRFVALEELRAVPELAQLRLLQKGNRLSVMPVRPEEFELIVALGGLHPEAL; from the coding sequence TTGAGCGCCGAGGCGTACTGGCTGCTGAAAAGCGAACCGGACGTGTTCAGCTACGCCGATCTGGAGCGGGTCGGCACCGAGCCGTGGAACGGCGTGCGCAACTATCAGGCCCGCAACTTTCTGCGGGCCATGCAGGTCGGCGACCGCTGCCTCTTCTACCACTCCAGCACTGGGCGCGTGGGCGTGGCGGGGGTGGGGCGGGTGGTGCGCGCCGCTTATCCCGACGATTTGCAATTCGATCCGCTCAGCCCTTACTTCGATAGTAAAAGCACCCCGGAGCAGCCGCGCTGGAGCATGGTGGACGTGGCGGCGGTGAGTGCCCTGCCGCGTTTCGTGGCGCTCGAGGAGCTGCGCGCCGTTCCCGAACTCGCCCAACTGCGCCTGCTGCAAAAAGGCAACCGCCTGTCGGTGATGCCGGTCAGGCCGGAAGAATTTGAACTGATCGTGGCCTTGGGTGGCCTCCATCCCGAAGCGCTGTAA
- a CDS encoding cyclic nucleotide-binding domain-containing protein: MTLQTTFLPAPAPQGRPLHRGDTLYYAGDAAPSLYRLESGLLRAVRLTSQGRNLTVRHIRPGDIFGEEALHGQTRSHQLIALTDAVLTPLHLEHLSGQELWDVTRSLSAQLQRVMTDGVHIQDGELRERIARYLLNLADSSLGGVHADGKRYVRATHELIAEGTGATRESVSKLIGEMRDDGLLTPAYRCLTLTDEEALRAESGLF; encoded by the coding sequence ATGACGCTTCAGACCACTTTCCTTCCGGCCCCCGCTCCGCAAGGTCGCCCGCTGCACCGGGGCGACACGCTGTACTACGCCGGTGACGCCGCGCCGAGCCTGTACCGTCTGGAAAGCGGTCTGCTGCGCGCCGTGCGCCTGACCTCGCAGGGCCGCAACCTGACGGTGCGCCACATCCGCCCCGGCGACATCTTCGGCGAGGAAGCGCTGCACGGCCAGACCCGCAGCCACCAGCTGATCGCCCTGACCGACGCGGTGCTGACGCCGCTGCACCTCGAGCACCTCAGCGGGCAGGAACTGTGGGACGTGACGCGCAGCCTCAGCGCCCAGCTGCAACGGGTGATGACCGACGGCGTGCATATCCAGGACGGCGAACTGCGCGAGCGCATTGCCCGCTACCTGCTGAACCTGGCCGACAGCAGCCTCGGCGGCGTGCATGCCGACGGCAAGCGCTACGTACGCGCCACCCACGAACTCATCGCCGAGGGCACCGGCGCCACCCGCGAATCGGTCAGCAAGCTGATCGGCGAGATGCGCGACGACGGCCTGCTGACGCCCGCCTACCGCTGCCTGACCCTCACCGACGAGGAAGCGCTGCGGGCCGAGTCCGGTCTGTTCTGA
- a CDS encoding O-antigen ligase family protein, translating to MPLPASPAARPPATQARWVPWLIAITPVVPFGYLAAFGALGSLRRLPGLARWLLFYFAVSQLLAACLTPAPLLSLAFAGVRTLLILAMIAAGVYLQDSRRLRPLLWGQLVIFASAWAYTLATQGVPGVLARLGHPYYYVVSLGLVAVVALWLVAFWRGGVLWWRVAAGVLALATLLATGSRGAVLALVVGSAAALLLARGQFKRRWLVWLLVVLAALVLSASTLPIKFNPVARLLEDQTSSGRMFVWADAYAAWQTSPIGGVGAYQGGPYLTYLFKGGCQLNPVLSANQVSCPEWLSTFSGMWLIAHNAWLQWLMETGVVGLSGLLVVYVYGLWAAARSRDPLLIALLFGYTAMNFVDVVIAVPTPHFAELWWGALGISLGQSRRPPEATNG from the coding sequence GTGCCGTTGCCCGCCTCCCCCGCCGCCCGCCCCCCAGCCACCCAGGCCCGCTGGGTGCCGTGGCTGATCGCAATAACACCGGTGGTGCCGTTTGGGTATCTGGCCGCCTTCGGGGCGCTGGGTTCGCTGCGGCGGCTGCCCGGACTGGCACGCTGGCTGCTATTCTACTTTGCCGTCTCGCAGCTGCTGGCCGCCTGTCTGACGCCGGCTCCCCTGCTGTCGCTTGCCTTTGCCGGGGTCCGTACCCTGCTGATTCTGGCCATGATCGCGGCTGGGGTGTACCTGCAAGACAGTCGGCGGCTGCGTCCCCTGCTGTGGGGACAGCTGGTGATCTTCGCCTCGGCCTGGGCCTACACCCTGGCCACCCAGGGCGTTCCGGGGGTGCTGGCGCGGCTGGGGCATCCCTACTACTACGTCGTGTCGCTGGGGCTGGTGGCGGTGGTGGCGCTATGGCTGGTGGCCTTCTGGCGCGGCGGCGTGCTCTGGTGGCGCGTGGCAGCGGGCGTGCTGGCGCTGGCGACCCTGCTGGCGACTGGCAGCCGGGGCGCGGTCCTGGCCCTGGTCGTCGGCAGCGCGGCGGCCCTGCTGCTAGCCAGAGGGCAATTCAAACGTCGCTGGCTGGTCTGGCTGCTGGTGGTGCTGGCGGCCCTCGTCCTGAGCGCCAGCACGCTGCCGATCAAGTTCAATCCGGTCGCTCGGCTGCTCGAGGATCAGACCAGCAGCGGTCGCATGTTCGTCTGGGCCGACGCCTACGCCGCCTGGCAGACTTCACCCATCGGCGGGGTGGGCGCCTACCAGGGCGGCCCCTACCTGACCTACCTGTTCAAGGGCGGCTGCCAGCTCAACCCCGTTCTGAGCGCCAATCAGGTGAGCTGTCCCGAGTGGCTGAGCACCTTCAGCGGCATGTGGCTCATCGCCCACAACGCCTGGCTCCAGTGGCTGATGGAAACCGGCGTGGTGGGCCTCAGCGGCCTGCTGGTGGTTTACGTCTACGGCTTGTGGGCCGCCGCCAGAAGCCGAGATCCGCTCCTGATCGCCCTGCTGTTCGGATACACCGCCATGAACTTCGTGGACGTGGTCATCGCCGTGCCCACGCCGCACTTCGCCGAGCTGTGGTGGGGAGCTCTGGGAATCAGCTTAGGGCAAAGCCGACGACCACCGGAGGCCACCAATGGCTGA
- a CDS encoding DUF402 domain-containing protein, protein MKRKRFDRRAWPRVRSGEQSVVHLPGGVIVDYRAGEVLKPKRVTLAGRTLCLLDSGYRWVHYVPLAAPHALTVQLDDVGRVQQFYLDVGQTTGLDGEGLPWIDDLYLDIAGTLEVSPDGHWTVGHAEVLDEAELDAALAQGRVTPEQHALAWAETRRLLGALRAFPFGPLEVVRRYLQDPYT, encoded by the coding sequence ATGAAGCGCAAGCGCTTTGACCGGCGGGCCTGGCCGCGCGTCCGCAGCGGCGAACAGAGCGTGGTTCACCTGCCCGGCGGCGTGATCGTCGATTACCGGGCCGGGGAAGTCCTTAAGCCCAAGCGGGTCACGCTGGCGGGCCGCACACTGTGCCTTCTGGATTCCGGCTACCGCTGGGTTCATTACGTGCCCCTGGCGGCCCCGCACGCCCTGACCGTCCAGCTCGACGACGTGGGCCGGGTGCAGCAGTTCTACCTGGACGTGGGCCAGACGACCGGCCTGGACGGCGAGGGCCTGCCCTGGATCGACGATCTGTACCTCGACATCGCCGGCACCCTCGAAGTGTCCCCGGACGGACACTGGACCGTCGGGCACGCCGAAGTCCTCGACGAGGCTGAACTCGACGCTGCACTGGCACAGGGACGCGTCACGCCGGAGCAGCACGCGCTGGCCTGGGCCGAGACCCGGCGCCTGCTGGGTGCGTTGAGGGCTTTTCCTTTCGGGCCGCTGGAGGTGGTGCGCCGCTACCTTCAGGACCCCTACACCTGA
- a CDS encoding PspA/IM30 family protein, with product MSILDRLSRLLRANVNDLISKAEDPSKIIEQTLRDMRDAYAQARTEVAGAMAQQAKLEREATTNRKLAEEYGMKAEEALRGGSEDLAREALRRKQNHTDLAAGFDDQLKISTTSVDQLKTQLRALEAKIDELEGKQQLLLARHQTAKASETLERVSGFDKAGGAMSAFEEMERKVTAQEDKANAMHQLREEGDIDAQLANLGRGKALDDEFEALKRKVQGDQSQ from the coding sequence ATGTCTATCCTTGACCGACTGTCCCGTTTGCTGCGCGCCAACGTCAACGACCTGATCTCCAAAGCCGAGGATCCCAGCAAGATCATCGAGCAGACCCTGCGCGACATGCGCGACGCCTACGCCCAGGCCCGCACCGAAGTGGCCGGCGCCATGGCCCAGCAGGCCAAGCTGGAGCGCGAAGCCACCACCAACCGCAAGCTGGCCGAGGAATACGGCATGAAGGCCGAAGAAGCCCTGCGCGGCGGCAGCGAGGACCTGGCCCGCGAAGCGCTGCGGCGCAAGCAAAACCACACCGACCTGGCCGCCGGCTTCGACGACCAGCTCAAGATCAGCACCACCAGCGTGGACCAGCTCAAAACCCAGCTGCGCGCCCTAGAAGCCAAGATCGACGAGCTGGAAGGCAAGCAGCAGCTTCTGCTGGCCCGTCACCAGACCGCCAAGGCCAGTGAAACGCTGGAACGCGTTTCGGGCTTCGACAAGGCCGGCGGCGCCATGAGCGCCTTCGAGGAAATGGAGCGCAAGGTCACGGCCCAGGAAGACAAGGCCAACGCCATGCACCAGCTGCGCGAGGAAGGCGACATCGACGCCCAGCTGGCCAACCTGGGGCGCGGCAAGGCCCTCGACGACGAGTTTGAAGCGCTCAAGCGCAAGGTGCAGGGCGACCAGAGCCAGTAG
- a CDS encoding dipeptidase, with translation MTQNSPLTLSEAQQSQADAELFDLLRIPSVSADPAHAGDMRRAADFLQAKLTSLGFNAQVEPTAGHPVVYAEHLQAGGAPTVLIYGHYDVQPEAPLEEWLTPPFEPTVREGRVYARGSTDDKGQAYAHIRGVELLLQEGALPVNVKFLLEGEEEVGSKNLEPYLREHADQLACDVIVISDGSRFGPETPTVTYGLRGLSYVEVHVQGAGRDLHSGSYGGAAPNPINALAEIISKLKDGQGRITIPGFYDGIDEITDEEKAMWADLPHSDAEFAGSIQAPGLPGEQGYTTLERLWARPTLDVNGIWGGYQGEGSKTVIPAKAGAKISMRLVPGQDPDNVTRLIQAYVPTLAPQGVTVEVRALHGGQPVKIDLDNPYVRAAGQALGRVHGKAPAFTRGGGSIPIVAAFREILKAPVVLVDFGLNEDAPHSPNESFALKDYHNGILTSAYLLQELAQVK, from the coding sequence ATGACCCAAAATTCACCGCTGACCTTGTCCGAAGCCCAGCAGTCGCAGGCCGACGCCGAACTCTTTGATCTGCTCCGCATCCCCAGCGTCAGCGCCGACCCGGCCCACGCCGGGGACATGCGCCGCGCCGCCGACTTCCTGCAGGCCAAGCTGACCTCGTTGGGCTTCAATGCCCAGGTAGAACCCACCGCCGGGCACCCGGTGGTCTACGCCGAGCACCTTCAGGCCGGCGGCGCGCCGACGGTGCTGATCTACGGCCACTACGATGTGCAGCCGGAAGCGCCGCTGGAAGAATGGCTCACGCCGCCCTTCGAGCCGACGGTGCGCGAGGGCCGCGTCTACGCCCGCGGCTCCACCGACGACAAGGGGCAGGCCTACGCCCACATTCGCGGTGTGGAACTGCTGCTGCAAGAAGGCGCGCTGCCGGTCAACGTCAAGTTCCTGCTCGAAGGCGAGGAGGAAGTCGGCAGCAAGAATCTGGAACCCTACCTGCGCGAACACGCCGATCAGCTGGCCTGCGACGTGATCGTGATTTCCGACGGGTCGCGCTTCGGCCCCGAGACGCCCACCGTGACCTACGGGCTGCGCGGCCTGAGCTACGTGGAAGTGCACGTTCAGGGAGCGGGCCGTGACCTGCACAGCGGCAGCTACGGCGGCGCGGCGCCCAACCCGATCAACGCGCTGGCCGAGATCATCAGCAAGCTCAAGGACGGGCAGGGCCGCATCACCATTCCCGGTTTCTACGACGGCATCGACGAGATCACCGACGAGGAGAAGGCGATGTGGGCCGACCTGCCGCACAGCGACGCCGAGTTCGCCGGAAGCATTCAGGCCCCCGGCCTGCCCGGCGAGCAGGGCTACACCACCCTGGAGCGGCTGTGGGCGCGGCCCACGCTGGATGTCAACGGCATCTGGGGCGGCTACCAGGGCGAGGGCAGCAAGACCGTGATTCCCGCCAAGGCCGGCGCCAAGATCAGCATGCGTCTGGTGCCGGGCCAGGACCCCGACAATGTGACCCGGCTGATTCAGGCCTACGTGCCCACGCTGGCCCCCCAGGGCGTCACGGTGGAGGTGCGGGCCCTGCACGGCGGCCAGCCGGTCAAGATCGATCTGGACAATCCCTACGTGCGCGCGGCCGGGCAGGCGCTGGGGCGGGTTCATGGCAAGGCCCCGGCCTTTACCCGGGGCGGCGGCTCGATTCCCATCGTGGCGGCCTTCCGCGAAATTCTGAAAGCGCCGGTGGTGCTGGTGGATTTTGGGCTCAACGAGGACGCCCCGCACAGCCCCAACGAGAGCTTCGCGCTCAAGGATTACCACAACGGCATCCTGACCAGCGCCTACCTGCTGCAGGAACTCGCGCAGGTCAAATGA
- a CDS encoding dTDP-4-dehydrorhamnose 3,5-epimerase family protein: MTPDPAIQLGAPYAAALKFETYPAAPQIEGMWVQALRKNRSENGAFMEYLRLGEEGVQNLPGVLVPRQISVSWAAPGRINAFHIHVKQEQNEIWCVLSGQLVIWLVDCREGSATLGVKRKLVFSGEQPMLVHIPSGVAHGYQAGDQGATLIYTMDAQFDLADPNEGRLPWNFFGDELWAEDRG; this comes from the coding sequence GTGACGCCGGACCCCGCCATCCAGCTCGGGGCGCCGTACGCGGCGGCGCTGAAATTCGAGACCTATCCGGCCGCGCCGCAGATCGAGGGCATGTGGGTTCAGGCGCTGAGGAAAAACCGCAGCGAAAACGGCGCGTTCATGGAATACCTGCGCCTGGGCGAGGAGGGCGTGCAAAACCTACCCGGAGTGCTGGTGCCGCGCCAGATCAGCGTGTCGTGGGCGGCGCCGGGGCGCATCAACGCCTTTCACATCCATGTCAAGCAGGAGCAAAACGAAATCTGGTGCGTGCTCTCGGGCCAGCTGGTGATCTGGCTGGTGGATTGCCGGGAGGGCAGCGCCACTCTGGGCGTCAAGCGCAAGCTCGTCTTCAGCGGCGAGCAGCCGATGCTGGTGCATATTCCCAGCGGCGTGGCGCACGGCTACCAGGCCGGCGATCAGGGCGCGACGCTGATCTACACCATGGATGCCCAGTTCGATCTCGCCGATCCCAACGAGGGCCGCCTGCCCTGGAACTTTTTCGGTGATGAGCTGTGGGCCGAGGACCGGGGGTGA
- a CDS encoding histone deacetylase family protein: protein MTPYRAYTPAAYEFPLPEGHRFPYYKYRGVAERLSGLLPVLDTPNLSWAMAGMVHDPLWLRRWRRGEVSARETREFGLPWSPEVVERARQAAGGSLAALHDALKVGWGANLAGGTHHAFHDRAEGFCLLNDAALLTRAALGGGLARRVMTVDLDVHQGNGTAALLRSVPGSFTLSVHGERNYPFRKEVSDLDIGLGDGVQDADYLAVIRTQVIGAMERYRPDLMLYLAGADVLAGDRFGRFALSLEGVRERNRLVLHWARDAGVPVVTMLAGGYNADHRLTIEAHASVVLDGLDIF from the coding sequence ATGACCCCGTACCGGGCGTACACCCCCGCCGCCTACGAATTCCCGCTGCCGGAAGGCCACCGCTTTCCCTACTACAAGTACCGGGGCGTGGCCGAGCGCCTCAGCGGCCTGCTGCCGGTGCTCGACACGCCCAACCTGTCATGGGCCATGGCCGGCATGGTGCACGACCCGCTGTGGCTGCGGCGCTGGCGACGCGGTGAAGTCAGCGCCAGGGAAACCCGCGAGTTCGGCTTGCCGTGGAGCCCGGAAGTGGTCGAGCGGGCCCGCCAGGCGGCGGGCGGCTCGCTGGCGGCCCTGCACGACGCCCTGAAGGTGGGCTGGGGCGCCAACCTGGCCGGCGGCACCCACCACGCCTTCCACGACCGGGCCGAGGGCTTTTGCCTGCTCAACGACGCGGCCCTGCTTACGCGGGCGGCGCTCGGGGGCGGCCTGGCCCGGCGGGTGATGACGGTGGACCTCGACGTGCACCAGGGCAACGGCACGGCGGCGCTGCTGCGCTCGGTGCCCGGCAGCTTCACCCTCAGCGTTCACGGCGAGCGCAACTATCCGTTTCGCAAGGAAGTCAGCGACCTCGATATCGGTCTGGGCGACGGGGTGCAGGACGCCGATTACCTGGCGGTGATCCGCACCCAGGTGATCGGCGCGATGGAGCGCTACCGCCCGGACCTGATGCTGTACCTGGCCGGCGCCGACGTGCTGGCCGGCGACCGCTTCGGGCGCTTCGCCCTGAGCCTGGAAGGCGTGCGCGAGCGCAACCGGCTGGTGCTGCACTGGGCCAGAGACGCCGGCGTGCCGGTGGTCACCATGCTGGCCGGCGGCTACAACGCCGACCACCGCCTGACCATCGAGGCCCATGCCAGCGTGGTGCTCGACGGCCTGGACATCTTCTGA
- a CDS encoding TetR/AcrR family transcriptional regulator, which translates to MPYPAKLTPALILHEAGRLLDEGGEDALNMRPLAAALGVQASSLYHHFADREALKRALEDETALALGAALQRAGEALPPRRALQATCQAYLDFARTYPQRYGLLLAPRPPAVGLPGPGKDLWNAVLDRVSALSGVPDDTDGTVALWAFLHGFVVLERSGLFGLSGPQRGFEAGLAALLDGMECRKAAPAHGGNLA; encoded by the coding sequence ATGCCTTACCCTGCCAAACTCACGCCCGCGCTGATCCTGCACGAAGCTGGACGCCTGCTCGACGAGGGCGGCGAGGACGCGCTGAACATGCGCCCGCTGGCCGCCGCGCTGGGGGTGCAGGCCAGCAGCCTCTACCACCACTTCGCCGACCGCGAGGCCCTGAAGCGGGCGCTGGAAGACGAAACGGCCCTGGCGCTGGGTGCGGCGCTGCAACGTGCCGGCGAGGCGTTGCCCCCGCGCCGCGCCTTGCAGGCCACCTGTCAGGCTTACCTAGACTTTGCGCGCACCTACCCTCAGCGCTACGGCCTTCTGCTGGCGCCGCGCCCGCCTGCCGTGGGGCTGCCCGGTCCCGGCAAGGACCTCTGGAACGCGGTGCTCGACCGGGTCAGCGCCCTGAGCGGCGTGCCTGACGACACCGACGGCACGGTGGCGCTGTGGGCGTTCCTGCACGGCTTCGTGGTGCTGGAGCGCAGCGGCTTGTTCGGGCTCAGCGGCCCGCAGCGCGGCTTCGAGGCCGGCCTCGCGGCCCTGCTCGACGGGATGGAGTGCCGCAAGGCCGCACCTGCCCACGGCGGAAATTTGGCATAG
- a CDS encoding MFS transporter, with the protein MKSVPVSRGRFYGWVVVMVTVLALLIAAGARSAPGVFLLPMQQGLGLSRSDVSLSASLGLLVFGLASPLSGRLMDRFGPRRVATVGLLIVALSFALSTSVHSALALHLSWGALSGLGTGLVGSVLGAAVATRWFVRRRGLITGLFGAATSAGQLLFIPLLSAWAARLGWTGGVWLIAAAALLLAPLVWLLLRDTPAEVGQHPDGDAQAPLQAPSAPDPQVMRRALGSRDFWLLCATFLVCGATSTGIVGTHFIAYCGDLGLTAGFAAGMLALMGAFNFVGTLASGYFTDKVDPRFLLGLYYAFRGLSLMLLPLVPPGYALTAFAVLFGLDYIATVPPTIALTADTFGRANVGTVYGWIFCAHQIGAALTSWLGGVTRDVAGSYGPAFIAAAVLAGAAAVLALGVTAPAKRSAAV; encoded by the coding sequence ATGAAGAGCGTACCGGTGAGTCGCGGGCGGTTTTACGGCTGGGTAGTGGTGATGGTCACGGTGCTGGCCCTGCTGATCGCGGCGGGTGCCCGCAGCGCGCCGGGCGTCTTTTTGCTGCCGATGCAGCAGGGGCTGGGGCTCAGCCGCAGCGACGTGTCGCTCTCGGCGAGCCTGGGTCTGCTGGTGTTCGGGCTGGCCTCGCCGCTCTCGGGCCGCTTGATGGACCGCTTCGGCCCCCGGCGGGTGGCGACGGTGGGCCTCTTGATCGTGGCGCTGAGTTTCGCGCTCAGCACCTCTGTGCATTCGGCGCTGGCGCTTCACCTCAGCTGGGGCGCCCTCAGCGGTCTGGGCACCGGGCTGGTGGGCAGCGTGCTGGGCGCGGCGGTGGCGACGCGCTGGTTCGTGCGTCGGCGCGGCCTGATCACCGGTCTTTTTGGCGCGGCCACCAGCGCCGGGCAACTCTTGTTCATTCCGCTGCTGAGCGCTTGGGCCGCGCGCCTGGGCTGGACCGGCGGGGTGTGGCTGATCGCCGCCGCCGCGCTGCTGCTGGCGCCGCTGGTGTGGCTGCTGCTGCGCGACACCCCGGCCGAAGTCGGCCAGCACCCCGACGGCGACGCCCAGGCCCCGCTGCAGGCTCCGTCCGCGCCCGATCCGCAGGTGATGCGCCGCGCCCTGGGCAGCCGGGACTTCTGGCTGCTGTGCGCCACCTTTCTGGTGTGCGGGGCGACGAGCACCGGCATCGTCGGCACCCATTTCATCGCCTACTGCGGCGATCTGGGCCTCACCGCCGGCTTCGCGGCCGGCATGCTGGCCCTGATGGGGGCGTTCAACTTCGTCGGCACGCTGGCGAGCGGTTACTTCACCGACAAGGTCGATCCGAGGTTTCTGCTGGGCCTCTACTACGCCTTCCGGGGCCTGAGCCTGATGCTGCTGCCGCTGGTGCCGCCGGGCTACGCGCTCACCGCCTTCGCGGTGCTGTTTGGCCTCGACTACATCGCCACCGTGCCGCCCACCATCGCCCTGACCGCCGACACCTTCGGGCGCGCCAACGTCGGCACGGTGTACGGCTGGATCTTCTGTGCCCACCAGATCGGCGCGGCGCTGACCTCCTGGCTCGGCGGCGTTACTCGCGACGTGGCCGGCAGCTACGGCCCCGCCTTCATCGCTGCCGCCGTACTGGCCGGCGCCGCGGCGGTGCTGGCCCTGGGCGTTACCGCTCCAGCCAAGCGGAGCGCCGCCGTTTGA
- the thyX gene encoding FAD-dependent thymidylate synthase, which produces MTDTAPASFVTPSLLSPLSDGVSAVALVQHVGDDKMIVNAARVSFGGDSDAPLTARDEKLIAYLLRNQHGSPFEHNLITFKVVCPIFVDRQMVRHRVGVSKNEISGRYVELDERAYTPTTFRKQAPSNRQASVEDDGSLDQAAARALWAQASETAFRAYHELLALGVTREQARGVLPLSLYTESYYTFNVRSLLHFLALRDHEGAQYETRLFAQAMGQLAEPLFPVTFKAWRSLSAH; this is translated from the coding sequence GTGACTGACACCGCCCCCGCTTCTTTTGTGACGCCCTCGCTGCTCTCGCCGCTTTCCGACGGCGTCAGCGCCGTGGCGCTCGTTCAGCATGTCGGCGACGACAAGATGATCGTCAACGCTGCCCGCGTGTCGTTTGGCGGCGACTCGGACGCGCCCCTGACGGCCCGCGACGAGAAACTCATCGCCTACCTGCTTAGAAACCAGCACGGCTCGCCGTTCGAGCACAACCTGATCACCTTCAAGGTGGTCTGCCCGATCTTCGTGGACCGGCAGATGGTGCGCCACCGGGTGGGGGTTTCGAAAAACGAGATCTCGGGCCGCTACGTCGAACTCGACGAGCGGGCCTATACCCCCACCACCTTTCGCAAGCAGGCGCCCAGCAACCGTCAGGCCAGCGTGGAAGACGACGGCAGCCTCGACCAGGCGGCGGCCCGCGCTCTGTGGGCCCAGGCGTCCGAAACCGCCTTCCGCGCTTACCATGAACTGCTGGCCCTCGGTGTGACGCGCGAGCAGGCGCGCGGCGTGCTGCCCCTCTCGCTGTACACCGAGAGCTACTACACCTTCAACGTTCGCAGCCTGCTGCACTTTCTGGCCCTGCGCGACCACGAAGGCGCCCAGTACGAGACCCGGCTGTTCGCCCAGGCGATGGGCCAGCTGGCCGAGCCGCTTTTTCCGGTGACCTTCAAAGCCTGGCGCTCGCTAAGCGCTCACTGA
- a CDS encoding SDR family oxidoreductase: MKILLTGGSGRLGSELRALLPDLAAPSSAELDLTQAPSVLDVIGRERPDVIVHAAAYTNVGGAERERTRCWAVNVEGTRHIAQAANAIGAKLVHISTDYVFDGQSGDYRETDIPGPVVNYYALTKLVAEEAARAAAQHLILRTSFRPREFAYPVAFSDVFTGQDYVDIIAPDIALAVKHALDIQDEVLHIATERKSVYELAKRRKPDVREGTRAEAGVTLPGDVSLNTERWRALKAGFRNAGAATASTTVPR, encoded by the coding sequence GTGAAGATCCTGCTCACCGGCGGCAGCGGGCGGCTGGGCAGCGAGCTGCGCGCCCTGCTGCCCGATCTCGCGGCGCCGAGCAGCGCCGAACTCGACCTGACTCAGGCCCCGAGCGTCCTCGACGTGATCGGGCGTGAGCGGCCGGACGTGATCGTCCACGCCGCCGCCTACACCAATGTCGGCGGCGCGGAGCGCGAGCGGACCCGCTGCTGGGCCGTGAACGTGGAGGGCACCCGCCACATCGCTCAGGCGGCCAACGCCATCGGCGCCAAGCTGGTGCATATCAGCACCGATTACGTCTTCGACGGTCAGAGCGGCGACTACCGCGAGACCGACATTCCGGGGCCGGTGGTCAACTACTACGCGCTGACCAAGCTGGTGGCCGAGGAAGCCGCCCGCGCCGCCGCGCAGCACCTGATTCTCCGGACCAGTTTCCGCCCGCGTGAATTCGCTTATCCGGTGGCCTTCAGCGATGTGTTCACCGGGCAGGATTATGTGGACATCATCGCGCCGGACATCGCGCTGGCCGTAAAACACGCATTGGACATTCAAGACGAGGTGCTGCACATCGCCACCGAGCGCAAGAGCGTCTATGAGCTGGCAAAGCGCCGCAAGCCGGACGTGCGTGAGGGAACGCGGGCCGAGGCGGGCGTGACGTTGCCCGGCGACGTGAGCCTGAACACCGAGCGCTGGAGAGCGCTCAAGGCTGGCTTCAGGAACGCTGGGGCCGCAACAGCATCCACCACAGTCCCAAGATGA
- a CDS encoding phosphoribosylglycinamide formyltransferase: MRLGFLSSHGGSTARAVTAACRKGELHAVPALLISNNSTSPVMQWAAETGLARAHLSSAAFPNPDELDAAILRTLRHHDIDTVVLSGYMKALGPRTLGAYRGRLLNVHPSLLPLYGGRGMYGDLVHAAVLAAGERVSGATVHQVDAGIDEGEVVAQSRVEVHPGDTVATLRARVQATEGPLMIEALRALALAAGKPT; encoded by the coding sequence ATGCGGCTGGGCTTTCTCTCCTCGCACGGGGGCAGCACGGCCAGGGCAGTGACGGCGGCCTGCCGCAAGGGCGAGTTGCACGCCGTGCCGGCGCTGCTGATCAGCAACAACAGCACGTCGCCGGTGATGCAGTGGGCCGCCGAGACCGGCCTGGCCCGCGCCCACCTCAGCAGCGCCGCCTTTCCGAATCCCGACGAGCTCGACGCGGCCATTCTCAGAACGCTGCGTCACCACGACATCGACACCGTGGTGCTCAGCGGCTACATGAAGGCGCTGGGACCGCGCACGCTCGGCGCTTACCGGGGGCGGCTGCTCAACGTGCATCCCAGCCTTCTGCCGCTCTACGGCGGGCGCGGCATGTACGGCGATCTGGTGCACGCGGCGGTGCTGGCCGCCGGCGAGCGCGTCAGCGGCGCCACGGTGCATCAGGTGGACGCCGGCATCGACGAGGGCGAGGTGGTGGCGCAGTCGCGGGTGGAAGTGCATCCCGGCGACACCGTCGCCACGCTGCGCGCCCGGGTGCAGGCCACCGAGGGGCCGCTGATGATCGAGGCGCTCCGGGCGCTGGCCCTGGCTGCCGGTAAACCGACATGA